The genomic stretch TATTTTGTATGCAGTCCTTTGACCTTGATAACAGctgataagtttttttttttttttatgtacagtgCTTTTCCACAGTCTCTGATGACTTCCATATAGTTTCTAGTTGTTCCcaaatacttgcttttgattaAACTTTTGTGCAATCTACTGTATCTTTGAATCCATTAAATACCTAATTTGTTCAATAGGATTCAGTCTAGACTTTGACTTGGCCAACTGCGACTAAAGAGCTCAGCTTACACATGCTGGTGGATTAACATTACAGAAACATAAATTATTTTGGTAATGACCAATACTGTTAGTTTTGGGCAGCTGTGGCACAAACCTTACATTGTGTGGTTGTCTAATAAATTTGTTAAGCACtgtatgtaggctatatatatcTTAATGTTATTGTTATCGGCCTGATAAGAACATTTGGCTGATATATTAAAGccaataaataatggattatttccctcagctgagacacttcagatgtgcaCTGTTCACAATGATGGTTTTGAATATCTTGAAATATGTTAATACAGTTAATGCAACATGTGCAGCGCAAGTCTggcaaattatttaattaaattatttaatggtGAGACATTTGTTTGGCTCtcaataattatataaaaattttgatttagatttAATGGCCAATGGattggttatcggctttcaaatataaagaattatcgtatcgccaaaattttcatatcggtgcatcccatatatatatataaacttgttGTTTATACTTTCAGGGGGTTGGGGAAGTCGGAAGCTCTCTCTTGTGGCACCTGCAGACTGTGGGTACACAGGCAGGCTAATCAAAACCTCCAAAATAGGGGAGAATTCTGTCATCTATATAGCTCCACTACAAGATGAGCTAGATATCGCTCCCTTGCCACCATCATCAGAAGCATTTCGAGATATGCCTAAGGCAATgtgcaaaaaatgcaaaatactgTACCCACTTCAGATCCTCACAAACCACATTAAGACTTGTTCTGATGTTGTTGTGGTTGAAGATGGAAATGAAAGTCAGGATGAAACTCAGCATGAGGCACATGATGTGGAAAGTGAGAAAAAGAGCAATGTACAGGTAAATTCTCTCTGCATACATGCATTTCTTGCTTAATCAAAAGGTCAATTGCAAACTGaggcaaaaaaagtttttaaaaaattatttttttgaagtTAGGAAATTTGTTTGTATATCTATATTATAGGCTTGCTGTCCTATTTGTCAAGAAGAAATGCCCCTTGACATCTTGGAAATTCATGCCAGTGAATGTGGGGAAAGGTGTGCAAGCCGGACAGAAAATGAACAGAAAAAGAAATTGATTTATAAATGTACTCTTTACCTCATATTAGAAacagcatttttaatttttttccactttccTAAATTATAGACCTATGGatgatgaaaataacaacacagCTGAGTTGTCATGTATGGATAATGAAGTGAATGACACTGCTGAGTTTTCATACATGGATAATGGTAATCAAATTGTTTTTcctttggcttttttttttttgtacagtgCAAAAGAGGATGATGTGACTGTTTTTGACATTGTTCTATTGCTGACATTCTAAAGaagtctttatttttatagtttatcTTTAATTTATGGTAAATAAGTAGAGATGGAAAAAATTACACTTCTGTTGATGTGCAACGGAGCTCTTTTGATTTTGCATGATTTTGgaataaatgcaatttttttttttttttttaccagattGGAAAACCCATCCAGATCCAAAAGTGGCTACGACCTTGTACAGAAAGGAAATTCTCAGACTGCATGAGACAGGGAAACCTCTTTTAATGTGTATGGACTTGAGAACATGTGCTGAAGAACAGGAAAGGCAACTGATCAACTTCTACAAGCAAAGAAATGTAGAGTGGGCATGTCCTGTTAAATGTCAACTTGAAGGTACAGCCTAGAGAAAATGAAACTATGCTATAAAATATGTAGCTCATATAGTGTATCCATGATGTCAGCTTTAATTACTGTATGTTTATTGATTTTAGGGGATGCTGCAGTTGGTGATGGCGTCACCAGGCACTTTTTTTCTATAATTCTTGAAAAACTGAAGTATGGTTTCAGTTTGAATTTGGGTATGCAGTTTATTAGTTGCACTGTAAAATGTACACTTTGAATAACTATTTTGATGGGATTTACCTAATGCtgatttacaattaaattaacAGGAAACACAGGAGTTACTTGCCTCTTTGAGGGACAGCCAGACCACTTGGTGCCCTCATCGTCACAATTCCTCATTGAAAGTGACCTCTTCTTAGTAGCGGGGAGAATGCTAGGCCATTCCTTTCTGCACGGTGGCCCATGTCTTGCAGGGCTTAGCAGAGCTTTTGTTCATGTTCTCCTTCAAGGTTCTCAAGATACTGCCACTTTGCAATTGGAGGACTGCCCAGACGTTGACATACGAGAGACCATCAACTTGGTGTGTATATGTATACTGGAAAATGGTTTGGAAAATGGTTTTACCTATTTGGAATTTAATGTTGttgctggtgtgtgtgtgtgtgtgtgtgtgttatacatatttttttagctCAGTGGACAGTCTCCATTGAATAATGATCAGTCTAATAAAGTCCTGGAACTGTGTTTGTCTTGGGATCTTCCTGGTCCAACAGAAGAAAATAGAAGGTGGCTCTACGAACGTCTGTTGTCACATGCGGTAATTAAAATTTGTAGATAGTATCTGTGACAACGGAAAGTGCCCTTATTTCTATGCAtttcaattatattttgcaACTAATTTACTTGAATACAtggtaatgcattttttattatgctTCTAATGACACTGTTACACAAGTATAAGAATAgttttttactcatttactgTTTAGATTGTATATATGATCTTTTAAACAGAGCTATATAATGTATGTTATGTAGTATCCTGATTCTTTTAATTTATAACTGTAAAGTTCTTTGAGGCAGCAGGTCATAATTGATGCTGTGCCCAACTTTGCCCTTCTGTGATTTTGTTTATTCAATTTTTCTTCCATTGTGTGAATTTTCAGTCTGTGGTTATGTTCTTTGTATAAGAATGTAAAATTCTCATTATAATAACAGCAGTACAGCAAGAGCAACATGCTCTGTTGTGAAATTTTTCTTTAGGTACTTGTTCTGTCTGTtgaaattttaatctaattaatttattttttccatttatttgtattttgtagGTTCTCGGGAGAAGAACACGCCAAATCAAACAAATCAAACGAGGACTGAAAGACACTTTTGTTTGGCCTCTTCTAACTGAGAGGAAGGATGTGGTATTCTtccccaaggaatcagaggattCATGCACTCCTGAAGTAAGGCTTTCTTCTCGATAAGAGGACTACAAATGGTTTTTCCCTTAAACAGGATATCAATAGCCATTTTTTTTGACAAACATGAATACAAAACTGATTTTAGACTCTCATTCTGTTGCTTGTTTAGATGCTGCTTTCCCATATCTCCTGGCCTAGAGAGAGTGATGACGAAGATGATGACGAATACTCAGCTGACACAAAGGAACGGATCACAGGGTATTTAAAGCAGTTCATTGAGACAGGTATATGCCTCAGAGTTTGAAGAGTTCAACAGAGTTCttattgagttttttttttaattagcagtTGAAGTCCAAGTGTAAGAAGCCTAATGTAAGAAGCTATTCTTTCATGTCTCATTTTTCAAACATTAATAATGGCTTGCAGGTGAGCAGAGGCAAAGCTTTTCTCTTTGTTTACATTGCAGCAACAACATATAACTTTTTAGAACTGTTAATAGAAAACGcaactataaataaaaagacATTACACAAGTTGTGATCCATAAACACCAGAGTAAAtgggaactgctccatcttttAGGAGAAGTTTTTATGCGTAGCTGCACTTTACTCTCTAAGGTTCTGGAAGCAGTTTTCCATAAAATGTGCTACACACATATAATGGGGTTATAATGTTCATGAACAGTTTTCTGAATAAATTCTCACTACTCTAAAGTTTGTCAGACTTAGGAAGGTCAAACAAATGAGTTTATGAAACGTTGTggaaaaagtgtttatttgacaTAGCACCAGCACTGTCTTCTCTAATGCAGCTCAACCAGGCCTTGTTTCCTTTTTTTGCGTATTCTGTGGGCGGAggttttttaaatgagtaacATTATGACTTCATAAAGCCTGAAAAAATATGTTGTAATCCAAACAAGCCATTCGTTGTAGTTCCAAAAAGGGgattctgtaaaataaaatgtctccCTTTGGTGTGAACTTTGAGCTTTGCAAACttgcagatatttttttttatgttcaaacagctACATTGCGCACTAACTAAAattgaaaaagtgaaaaagcaTATTAGGaaccctttaatatattgtatattcaCATAGCTAGAAATTTGAGATAATGTGCTTGTTAATGTTTACTTATTAGACGTTAAATAATGATTAACAGATTATTTACTGTAAATTGAAGTGCTTACAAATGtcattaaactttgaatttataTGATCATGCaatttaaattacatattatttcATAATCACAGCCTGTAAGGTCATAAATTTGCTCTTCTTTTGTTGTGGTGTGTATTTTTTACCAATCATTAAATTATTACGTTCATGTTTTTGCTCTGCCCAATCTAAAGTtgaaaatattcataatttgtaaatgtttataaatgtttacTATTAGTCATTTACTACCTTTATGTGCATTGGACTTATAGCTACTGTAACAACACTTAAAGGGTGATTAGTTAAGATTAGACCCCTTTACCAACTCTTAAAGCTATACCCATACCaacaaacctgtccctaaccttacccgtatcccacctcaattgCAGCTAGTGTGTTTTCAATAGAACATGAACACAATATGTacattgtacaaaatattttatgacGCAAGTTCACAAGTAGTttaagacacctaatataaagtgtgacccgTCATTCTTATATTCTTCAATTTTCTCTTGAACATCCACATCACTCATAGCTATAAAAATGCCTTTTTGCATTTGTACATTTGTAAGTGTAAAAAAGTGCATTAGGTAATATATGAACTGGAGTTTAATGACATTTGTAGATTTACAACAAGTGCTAATCATATGAATTGGAAGTTTAATGACATGTTAgcattttaatttacattaaataatgatcTGTTAATAAATCAACATGTAATGTTTCATAAGTTCATTAGttagtgttagttcacccaaaaatttaaattctgtcattaattacccttatgtcgttccaaacccataacaCTGTAGTTCATATtgtaaacacaaatgaagatctttttgatgaaatctgaaagatttctgtccctctgcTGACATCTATTTAACTACCaattagatgcttcaaaaagtttatagagatcgtaaaactaatccataggAATAAAGCAGTTTAGTTCAAGGGGCTTggtcgctttatatgatgaacagtttgaatttaggggtgaactatccctttaataagcACATCTTATATTTCTAGCTATGTGAATTCATGATTTGATCATTATATAATGCTTATTTAGGTTTTATTAAATTTactataaagtgttacccaattttTTATGTCCTGTTTTGAAACTTACATCTTTAGACCCTCTGAAATTCCATTATATAGATCTTATCACAAATATCACAAGTGAAAGACAACAGTTTGTTTTTCTGAAAGAGTGAGTAAACGATAAGAGAATTATAACTTCTGTTATTTCAGCATCCAGCAAGGACTTAAAAAACCTTCTGAAGTTCTGGGTCGGATGGGAGCGGATGGAGGCAAATATGGCTGTGGAAATTGTGAAAAGTGATCTCCCAAAATCCTCTACCTGCTTCTGTGTTCTCCGACTACCAGGGCACTACAACAATTTCCAGTCCTTCACAAAGGACTTGATGATGTGCATTGGCACTTGCAAGTATGGTTTTGGCCATGTGTAATTTTCAGACACATGTACATGTTACATTTGTTACACAGTGATATACACTTTTATTAGATGCTGTTACTGCACTTACGACCAATGCTTTGTTAAAATCCAGCttacaagtttttttctttttaggaTTGCTTTGTACATAATGCTTGTTGATCATGCTGTTATGTTTTGATACTATGCTATAAGATAGTACATTCCATTGTTAAGTAATGGGTTAATGTTATGTACATGCAGTCTCTGACATTGTAAGCTTACATTGTTCCACAATGGATCTTCTCATGCAGTGGTAAAGAAATGTTGAATGACAGTTGTTCCATAGCTTGTCAGATTTTGCAAAGTATCATCAAGTactttattcttttaaagtatttgaatttatgtaaaatgtatgtttgaacATGTTCAATGGGAGTACAAATATTAAATCTAAGCAATAAGTCAATTcttgaacaaaaaataaaaaaaatccataatcCACTGTGCTTATCACTAACTAAAGGAAGTgtcaaatcaaacaaaaaagtacaaattacACAGAAACAACAATTCTTACATGCAGgcttttttattcattcattttaacgTATTGTTGAGtccaaatattaattatttcttAATTGCTACTGATAGAATTCTGCCTCTGCAAAACAGAAGATGAAAATCACAGTTATTCCATAAGAACTGATTGGCAAAAATGAAGTGCAGCTAGATAGATGTCCCAGCCAAAAGTCTGTGAGGGTCCTTTGGGGTCTACAGTTTCTCTGAGTGCTTCCATTTGCTCATTAGTCAGCGGACATTCGGTTTGAGGCACAACAATACTGGAATGTGCATCAACACTCAGTCCACTACTCTCCCAGTCTATGTGTGGTATGCTTAATCCCTTAAAAATATAGAGCATTTAATATCACAAATGACATCCCAATTACAGTTCTGAACATAGAATAAGTAGCATCAATACAGTACAAAAACTGTATTGAATATCTTGTATTAAATACAGTGTGATTAAtcaaagttgtttttttgttttttgttttttttactgtaaaaatccACAAACATACCTCTATGTCAGGCTCAGGTACAGCATTGCGGACACTTCCCATCACCCACAGCTGGTTAGGAGTCATATTACCCTCTGTGCGTATTGGGTGATTGTCCCAGGTGTTTCGGAAAAGGTTGAGATCATCTTGAAGCCGTGGGAGAAATACATAGTGGCAACAGAACAGATGAGTAAGGTCAGAAATATCAAGGTGGCCACCTTCTTCCAAAGCATGTAGAACATCGTAGTAGACATTTGTCACTGATGACCAGACGTCTCTCCACAACCTCTCAATACTGAAATGAAAAGTTATATGTCAATTGAATCTAACATTTTTAGGCATATGTTATGTACAGGttgataaatcataaaaaaaaatatatatatatattttcaacaaAACACAATTTTAACTCACCGCTGATTGTGGACGCTCTTTCCTGAAATAAAACTTCCCCTTTCTGTCCCACGAACTGTGAAC from Megalobrama amblycephala isolate DHTTF-2021 linkage group LG5, ASM1881202v1, whole genome shotgun sequence encodes the following:
- the LOC125268253 gene encoding uncharacterized protein LOC125268253 isoform X2 — translated: MDRAGDNEVLRSARHLLSLLTQEKADGPSTSQGLNRSSNVRCQTPGPSSVQTEMTRSFPGLFSNRRGKRRFTGPCPVPVKLKPFQVMFHLLPAQCERSPSGPDQLLHTQAGLGRRTATLDENMTHQELCDKLIELYPKLGEVTGGWLLYKASGGWGSRKLSLVAPADCGYTGRLIKTSKIGENSVIYIAPLQDELDIAPLPPSSEAFRDMPKAMCKKCKILYPLQILTNHIKTCSDVVVVEDGNESQDETQHEAHDVESEKKSNVQACCPICQEEMPLDILEIHASECGERPMDDENNNTAELSCMDNEVNDTAEFSYMDNDWKTHPDPKVATTLYRKEILRLHETGKPLLMCMDLRTCAEEQERQLINFYKQRNVEWACPVKCQLEGDAAVGDGVTRHFFSIILEKLKYGFSLNLGNTGVTCLFEGQPDHLVPSSSQFLIESDLFLVAGRMLGHSFLHGGPCLAGLSRAFVHVLLQGSQDTATLQLEDCPDVDIRETINLLSGQSPLNNDQSNKVLELCLSWDLPGPTEENRRWLYERLLSHAVLGRRTRQIKQIKRGLKDTFVWPLLTERKDVVFFPKESEDSCTPEMLLSHISWPRESDDEDDDEYSADTKERITGYLKQFIETASSKDLKNLLKFWVGWERMEANMAVEIVKSDLPKSSTCFCVLRLPGHYNNFQSFTKDLMMCIGTCKYGFGHV
- the LOC125268253 gene encoding uncharacterized protein LOC125268253 isoform X1 — encoded protein: MSCLFHKGDNEVLRSARHLLSLLTQEKADGPSTSQGLNRSSNVRCQTPGPSSVQTEMTRSFPGLFSNRRGKRRFTGPCPVPVKLKPFQVMFHLLPAQCERSPSGPDQLLHTQAGLGRRTATLDENMTHQELCDKLIELYPKLGEVTGGWLLYKASGGWGSRKLSLVAPADCGYTGRLIKTSKIGENSVIYIAPLQDELDIAPLPPSSEAFRDMPKAMCKKCKILYPLQILTNHIKTCSDVVVVEDGNESQDETQHEAHDVESEKKSNVQACCPICQEEMPLDILEIHASECGERPMDDENNNTAELSCMDNEVNDTAEFSYMDNDWKTHPDPKVATTLYRKEILRLHETGKPLLMCMDLRTCAEEQERQLINFYKQRNVEWACPVKCQLEGDAAVGDGVTRHFFSIILEKLKYGFSLNLGNTGVTCLFEGQPDHLVPSSSQFLIESDLFLVAGRMLGHSFLHGGPCLAGLSRAFVHVLLQGSQDTATLQLEDCPDVDIRETINLLSGQSPLNNDQSNKVLELCLSWDLPGPTEENRRWLYERLLSHAVLGRRTRQIKQIKRGLKDTFVWPLLTERKDVVFFPKESEDSCTPEMLLSHISWPRESDDEDDDEYSADTKERITGYLKQFIETASSKDLKNLLKFWVGWERMEANMAVEIVKSDLPKSSTCFCVLRLPGHYNNFQSFTKDLMMCIGTCKYGFGHV